One Bremerella sp. JC817 genomic window carries:
- a CDS encoding AAA family ATPase produces the protein MQLNQIQIDGFGVWHDLSVEQLSPTITVLFGHNEAGKSTLLHFLRTMLYGQEPDLERRYLPPIHGGEPGGGLRVNGAMGRFKVVRRFNHDGSEEQVWIEASDGSRQSRAQLDALLEGVDRLTYSNIFAVGLREMQLLATLDDSVAAQKIYELTSGLDRISLAEVMRELEASRCRLISGRDEEALVDKLLEKHQILKKEIEQLRGGTQEWSNLINQRRALQTQIDQFQFKVADLERLAQFIELGQSLRPEIQRRNKLQEKIAAYGELPEVSRDTLRHLHSLQDQISKKRTKCRELRAQYTELRERHSSIPVNQELARQAARVDALGEQRQWILSLTQQLERNKEEETQIRSEIEDLWEQTGVKTRAGKNPDLSRKQLRSLREPLRTLERSTEELESARKHTSTHDEELLGVESEVEESLTSLGEEDLNKALAKAGDLVNLLRRRIQVEDKIDQIRLQYRESEGETHDLLEDQITPKPEMVMLGAMFIVGSSMTLYSMFGPALLIGWQLGHFGWIFGTMAMVASYSMKRKLDNESAQRFDSAKRQLMLLDQQMDKAITEQKELDIALPRGNGALMARLKSAEDHLTRLEELIPLGHKLGEVREKQETSTRQISELESAVVQAKKRWKETLRVLDLPEDINPDRVKSLGRFLAQIHQYRKRLKAIQGENEIALRERDALLTRISHLAKDVGVAPKTQDALLLLDQLEDDLLRQEGKHKQRTGLFEQGQKVRGDFRRVAEEAKALMAEREQLLEEASSSDEEEYLTWIVKTEEVEELEAKLEALTETIDEKIGTESTLEEIEAWLETTVSKEADEQLAKLLADHQHSEKRMQECFERRGELKVQLESLEKNDRLLHAQLELSEVEAQLEKAIEKWQTLATTSCILEQIRRVYESDRQPETLRLASSYMRKLTDDRYIRIWTPLHENTLFVEERYADSKSLAHLSEGTREQVFLSVRLALIHLFARQGRVLPVILDDVLVNFDSKRSKATANLFREFASEGHQLLIFTCHEHIAAMFQDMGADVRQLPKFTGLCRPGLIDIDQPMPKMELEAPKPEPEPEPASEPKPAPKKVKSTPLPKGEITVHIENPKPEPVPFQAARFTEVILPPYVPIHFEVIKKPVFEDIALPIVEVPNDLVRLRVDVLQEEVSYRLKGSDVTDQHRLSLADFDVDMSAPANYRLKDADGDRKVAIDWDALLAEEPVEEEPYEEEVEFPVADAILEPEVELDWEPDPEPEPEPEPVLELVPEPKPEPVLIPAPKKKKMRIRYVYTQQEEFGWDSPRRWYEEKDPRKDHDEIEVRQEIVDDED, from the coding sequence ATGCAACTCAATCAAATTCAAATCGACGGTTTCGGCGTCTGGCACGACCTGAGTGTCGAGCAGTTGTCGCCAACCATCACCGTTCTGTTCGGTCATAACGAAGCAGGAAAGAGCACGCTGCTGCACTTTCTTCGCACGATGCTCTACGGGCAAGAGCCCGATCTGGAACGTCGCTATTTGCCACCGATTCATGGTGGCGAGCCAGGCGGTGGGCTGCGCGTGAATGGAGCGATGGGCCGCTTTAAGGTGGTGCGTCGGTTCAATCACGATGGAAGCGAAGAACAGGTCTGGATCGAAGCTTCCGATGGTTCCCGGCAAAGTCGTGCCCAGCTGGATGCCTTGCTGGAAGGTGTCGACCGCCTGACTTACAGCAACATCTTCGCCGTCGGTCTGCGCGAAATGCAGTTGCTGGCGACCCTTGACGATAGCGTCGCCGCTCAAAAAATCTATGAACTGACCAGCGGACTCGATCGTATCTCGCTTGCCGAAGTGATGCGCGAGTTGGAAGCTTCCCGTTGCCGTTTGATCTCGGGCCGGGACGAAGAAGCCCTGGTCGATAAGCTGCTGGAAAAGCATCAGATCCTGAAGAAGGAAATCGAACAACTTCGGGGCGGCACCCAGGAATGGTCGAACCTGATCAACCAGCGTCGAGCCCTGCAAACGCAAATCGATCAGTTCCAGTTCAAAGTTGCCGATCTCGAACGCCTCGCCCAGTTCATTGAACTGGGACAATCGCTTCGCCCTGAAATCCAGCGCCGCAATAAGCTGCAAGAGAAGATCGCGGCATATGGCGAACTGCCGGAAGTGTCGCGGGATACGCTGCGTCACCTGCATTCGCTGCAGGATCAAATCTCGAAGAAGCGGACCAAGTGCCGCGAGCTACGTGCGCAGTACACGGAACTTCGCGAACGCCATAGCTCGATTCCGGTCAACCAGGAACTGGCCCGCCAGGCAGCCCGTGTGGATGCATTGGGGGAACAACGCCAGTGGATCCTATCGCTGACGCAGCAGCTCGAACGCAACAAAGAAGAAGAAACGCAGATCCGCTCCGAGATCGAAGATCTGTGGGAACAAACCGGCGTCAAGACTCGGGCCGGGAAGAATCCTGATCTGAGCCGCAAGCAGCTTCGCTCACTTCGCGAACCGCTGCGGACCCTGGAACGCTCGACCGAAGAGTTGGAATCGGCTCGAAAACACACCTCGACCCACGACGAAGAACTGCTCGGCGTCGAAAGCGAAGTCGAAGAATCGCTGACTTCGCTCGGTGAAGAAGACCTGAACAAGGCTCTCGCCAAGGCTGGCGATCTGGTCAATTTACTTCGTCGCCGAATTCAGGTCGAAGACAAGATCGACCAGATTCGTCTTCAGTACCGCGAGTCAGAAGGGGAAACGCACGACCTGCTCGAAGACCAGATCACCCCGAAGCCAGAGATGGTGATGCTGGGGGCGATGTTCATCGTGGGCAGCTCGATGACGCTGTATTCGATGTTTGGTCCGGCGTTGTTGATTGGCTGGCAGTTGGGCCATTTCGGCTGGATCTTCGGCACCATGGCGATGGTGGCCTCGTACAGCATGAAGCGAAAGCTCGACAACGAATCGGCCCAACGTTTCGATTCGGCCAAGCGTCAGTTGATGCTGCTCGATCAGCAAATGGACAAGGCGATTACCGAGCAGAAAGAGCTCGACATCGCATTGCCGCGTGGCAATGGCGCGTTGATGGCTCGTCTGAAGTCGGCCGAAGATCATCTGACTCGCCTGGAAGAACTGATTCCACTGGGCCACAAGCTGGGTGAAGTTCGCGAAAAGCAGGAAACCAGCACCCGTCAGATCAGCGAGCTGGAATCGGCTGTCGTTCAAGCGAAGAAGCGTTGGAAAGAAACGCTTCGCGTGCTCGATTTGCCGGAAGATATCAACCCAGATCGCGTAAAGTCGCTGGGGCGTTTCCTGGCTCAGATTCATCAGTATCGCAAGCGTTTGAAGGCGATTCAGGGCGAAAACGAAATCGCCCTGCGAGAACGCGATGCCCTGCTGACCCGGATTTCGCATCTTGCCAAAGATGTCGGTGTGGCACCAAAGACCCAGGATGCCTTGCTGCTGTTAGATCAGTTGGAAGACGACCTGCTGCGTCAGGAAGGGAAGCACAAGCAGCGGACTGGCTTGTTCGAGCAAGGTCAGAAGGTTCGTGGTGACTTCCGCCGTGTGGCCGAAGAAGCCAAAGCGCTAATGGCCGAACGCGAGCAACTGCTGGAAGAAGCCAGTAGCAGCGACGAAGAAGAGTACCTCACTTGGATCGTCAAAACGGAAGAAGTCGAAGAGCTGGAAGCGAAGCTCGAAGCTCTGACCGAAACGATCGACGAGAAGATCGGTACCGAAAGCACGCTGGAAGAAATTGAAGCCTGGCTGGAAACAACCGTCAGCAAAGAAGCCGACGAACAGTTGGCCAAGCTGTTGGCAGATCATCAGCATTCCGAAAAGCGGATGCAGGAATGCTTCGAGCGTCGCGGCGAACTGAAGGTTCAGCTCGAATCGCTCGAGAAGAACGATCGCCTGCTGCATGCCCAGCTCGAACTTTCCGAGGTCGAAGCTCAGCTCGAGAAGGCCATTGAAAAGTGGCAGACGCTGGCGACCACGTCGTGCATCCTCGAACAAATTCGCCGCGTCTACGAAAGCGACCGCCAGCCAGAAACGCTGCGGTTGGCTTCCTCGTACATGCGAAAGCTGACCGACGATCGCTACATCCGCATTTGGACGCCGCTGCACGAAAACACCCTGTTCGTCGAAGAACGTTATGCCGACTCGAAGAGCCTGGCTCACTTGAGCGAAGGTACCCGCGAACAGGTCTTCCTCAGCGTTCGCCTCGCGTTGATTCACTTGTTTGCTCGCCAGGGCCGCGTCTTGCCGGTCATTCTGGACGACGTGCTGGTGAACTTCGATTCGAAGCGATCGAAGGCGACCGCCAATTTGTTCCGCGAGTTCGCTTCGGAAGGGCATCAGTTGCTGATCTTTACCTGCCACGAACATATCGCGGCCATGTTCCAAGACATGGGTGCCGACGTTCGCCAGCTGCCTAAGTTCACCGGCCTTTGCCGCCCAGGCCTGATCGATATCGATCAGCCCATGCCGAAGATGGAACTGGAAGCTCCCAAGCCAGAACCGGAGCCAGAGCCCGCGTCTGAACCGAAGCCAGCCCCAAAGAAGGTGAAGTCGACTCCGCTACCAAAGGGCGAGATCACTGTTCACATCGAAAACCCTAAGCCAGAGCCGGTTCCATTCCAGGCCGCCAGATTCACCGAAGTCATTCTGCCACCTTACGTGCCGATCCACTTCGAGGTGATCAAGAAGCCGGTCTTCGAAGACATTGCTCTGCCAATCGTTGAAGTGCCGAACGATCTCGTTCGTTTGCGTGTCGACGTGCTGCAAGAAGAAGTCAGCTACCGCCTGAAGGGTAGCGACGTGACCGATCAGCATCGGTTGTCGCTGGCCGACTTCGACGTCGACATGAGTGCTCCGGCAAACTACCGATTGAAAGATGCCGATGGCGACCGCAAGGTGGCGATCGACTGGGACGCCTTGTTGGCCGAAGAGCCGGTTGAGGAAGAACCTTACGAAGAAGAAGTCGAGTTCCCGGTGGCTGACGCCATTCTGGAACCAGAAGTCGAACTCGACTGGGAACCCGATCCAGAGCCGGAACCTGAACCCGAGCCAGTGCTCGAACTGGTTCCAGAGCCAAAACCAGAACCGGTTTTGATCCCGGCTCCGAAGAAGAAAAAGATGCGAATCCGCTACGTCTACACGCAGCAGGAAGAGTTCGGTTGGGACTCCCCTCGCCGCTGGTACGAAGAAAAGGATCCTCGCAAAGATCACGACGAGATCGAAGTTCGCCAGGAAATCGTCGACGACGAGGACTAA
- a CDS encoding DNA repair exonuclease, which translates to MTPGSPFRFIQTGDIHLDQPLGGLAEVPKHLREIFLTAPRQAFQQVVENALLHEVDFVLITGNILDVRQSSPVIVGFLLDQLETLNDAGIKVYWVGGEIDPPARWPASIHLPPNVHTIGPGKPVEILHQRGNDAICTIIAQGFIGRDPGWSQFRPDAAGLFTIAALHGDFEPESIARSGIPYWALGGKELRNKLATSPSMALYAGSPQGRTITANGQRSCTLVEVDEEGDIAMEAVPTDVCRWQSEIIELENCKKLSDLTTIIKNRLNTLNTTKGNRQLMIDWRVIVANEATRELLKEETWQEVTNELNKQFGEEPMGSWTYELTVETASVIPEAWYQEQSICGDYLRLTRELAADPSLPIELTQFLAPGHEESQLAEAVAIESRENRRRVLQDARRLGVQLLRAE; encoded by the coding sequence GTGACGCCTGGGTCACCATTCCGATTCATTCAAACCGGTGATATTCATCTCGATCAGCCGCTCGGCGGACTCGCTGAAGTCCCCAAGCATCTGCGCGAGATCTTCCTGACTGCGCCACGTCAGGCCTTTCAGCAGGTGGTGGAAAACGCCTTGCTGCACGAGGTCGACTTTGTGCTGATTACCGGCAACATTCTCGACGTCCGGCAAAGCAGCCCGGTGATCGTTGGTTTTCTGCTCGATCAGCTCGAAACGCTGAACGACGCCGGTATCAAGGTTTATTGGGTTGGTGGCGAAATCGACCCGCCGGCACGTTGGCCTGCTTCGATTCATCTGCCGCCAAACGTTCATACGATTGGTCCTGGCAAGCCGGTCGAGATCCTCCATCAACGTGGCAACGACGCCATTTGCACGATCATCGCCCAGGGATTCATCGGTCGCGATCCAGGCTGGAGCCAGTTCCGCCCCGATGCGGCAGGTTTGTTCACCATTGCCGCGCTGCATGGTGACTTCGAGCCAGAATCGATCGCCCGTAGCGGCATTCCTTACTGGGCACTGGGCGGGAAAGAACTTCGCAACAAGCTGGCGACTTCGCCTTCGATGGCTTTGTACGCCGGTTCGCCCCAGGGACGAACCATCACTGCCAATGGGCAACGTAGCTGCACCCTGGTGGAAGTGGACGAAGAAGGGGATATCGCTATGGAAGCGGTCCCAACCGACGTCTGTCGCTGGCAAAGCGAAATCATCGAGCTTGAAAACTGCAAGAAGCTCTCGGACCTGACGACGATCATCAAGAATCGTTTAAACACGCTCAACACGACCAAGGGAAACCGCCAGTTGATGATCGACTGGCGCGTGATTGTCGCTAACGAAGCGACTCGCGAACTGCTGAAAGAAGAAACCTGGCAAGAGGTCACCAACGAACTGAACAAACAGTTCGGCGAAGAGCCGATGGGTTCGTGGACCTATGAACTGACGGTCGAAACGGCCTCGGTCATTCCGGAAGCCTGGTATCAAGAACAATCGATCTGCGGCGATTACTTGCGTCTGACGCGAGAGCTGGCCGCCGATCCAAGTCTGCCGATCGAGCTGACACAATTCCTTGCCCCTGGGCACGAGGAAAGCCAGTTAGCCGAGGCAGTCGCTATCGAGTCACGAGAAAATCGCCGCCGCGTGTTGCAAGACGCACGCCGGTTGGGCGTCCAATTGCTGCGAGCCGAGTGA